One window from the genome of Pseudoliparis swirei isolate HS2019 ecotype Mariana Trench chromosome 24, NWPU_hadal_v1, whole genome shotgun sequence encodes:
- the LOC130189611 gene encoding cytochrome P450 3A27-like translates to MGCLPFFSIETWILLITFICFFIIYSYRPYGIFEKLGIPGPKPYIYLGTVGRHHKVYYEDDVQSAKKYGKVWGIYEFRMPILVVMDPEMLKTILVKECFTYFTNRRNLGFNGELHDTVSAVLDDEWRRIRNILTRSFTSRRIKEMFSIMTTISSKLTASMQSKANEVISVKDFFGRYTVDVMASCAFSLDVDSINNPSSPVLEHASKMFRIPIVFILQGFFPVLRLLFERLGFSMFSKTSTDFFKNLLEKIRAERNESSTQNPGDILQNMINSQTANKPSKGKPNKGLSDHEISSQVTMMMFAGYETSNITLSFLAYNLATNPEVMKRLLEEIDSTFPDKGPIQYEALLQMEYLDSVVNESLRLYPPAGRLDRVAKETVKIGGITIPKDMVVIVPVYALQRDPDLWPQPEEFRPDRFSKQNKPSIEPYAYMPFGVGPRNCLGMRMALLMVKLALVDILRNYSFSVCEETEIPLEMDHKGLVGPLNPIKLKLETR, encoded by the exons ATGGGCTGTCTACCATTCTTCTCCATCGAAACATGGATCCTACTCATCACATTTATCTGCTTTTTTATCAT ATATAGCTACCGGCCTTATGGAATATTTGAGAAGTTAGGGATCCCGGGTCCCAAGCCCTACATTTACTTGGGCACAGTTGGCCGGCACCACAAA GTTTACTACGAGGATGACGTCCAAAGTGCTAAGAAGTATGGCAAAGTGTGGGG AATATATGAATTCAGGATGCCAATCCTGGTTGTGATGGACCCGGAGATGCTGAAAACCATCCTGGTGAAAGAGTGCTTCACTTACTTTACCAACCGGAGG AATCTCGGTTTCAACGGGGAACTCCATGACACCGTGTCTGCAGTCCTCGACGATGAATGGAGGCGGATCCGTAACATCCTCACTCGATCCTTCACCTCGAGACGTATAAAAGAG ATGTTTAGCATCATGACAACTATTTCCAGCAAACTGACGGCCAGCATGCAGTCCAAGGCTAATGAAGTTATTTCTGTAAAAGa CTTCTTCGGCCGGTACACCGTCGACGTGATGGCGAGCTGTGCGTTCAGCCTGGACGTGGACTCCATCAACAACCCTTCGAGTCCCGTCCTGGAGCACGCCTCCAAGATGTTCAGAATCCCCATCGTTTTTATTCTCCAAG ggttTTTCCCTGTGCTTCGTCTTCTCTTTGAGCGGCTGGggttctccatgttctctaaGACCTCcaccgatttctttaaaaaccTGCTGGAGAAGATCAGAGCCGAACGCAACGAGAGCTCAACGCAG aATCCTGGAGATATCCTTCAAAATATGATCAATTCTCAGACTGCTAATAAACCCAGCAAAGGAAAGCCGAACAAAG GTCTCAGTGATCACGAGATCTCATCTCAAGTCACGATGATGATGTTCGCTGGTTACGAGACCAGCAACATCACTCTGTCTTTCTTGGCCTATAACCTGGCAACAAATCCTGAAGTCATGAAGCGCCTGCTAGAGGAGATCGACTCCACCTTCCCGGATAAG GGGCCCATCCAGTATGAAGCTCTGCTGCAGATGGAGTACCTAGACAGTGTTGTCAATGAGAGTCTGAG GCTCTACCCTCCGGCTGGACGTCTGGACCGAGTCGCCAAAGAAACGGTGAAGATCGGTGGCATCACGATCCCAAAGGACATGGTTGTCATAGTTCCAGTCTACGCCCTTCAGCGCGACCCCGACCTGTGGCCGCAGCCCGAGGAGTTCAGACCGGACCG CTTTAGCAAGCAGAACAAGCCGAGCATCGAGCCCTACGCCTACATGCCCTTTGGGGTCGGGCCCAGGAACTGTTTGGGGATGCGAATGGCTCTGCTGATGGTTAAACTGGCCCTGGTGGACATTCTGCGGAACTACAGCTTCTCCGTCTGCGAGGAGACAGAG ATCCCTCTGGAGATGGATCACAAAGGCCTCGTCGGACCCCTGAACCCAATCAAGCTAAAGCTGGAGACGCGTTGA
- the LOC130189610 gene encoding cytochrome P450 3A40-like: MGFSFFFSAETWTLLVALITLVFVYSCWTHGIFKKLGIPGPRPVPFFGTMLGYKKGFVAFDEECFKKYGKIWGIFDGRQPVMCITDPTMIKAVLIKECYSVFTNRRNFRLNGQLYDAVSIAEDDQWKRIRSVLSPSFTSGRLKEMFDIMKHHSANLTSSMKKTADKDEALELKEFFGPYSMDVVASTAFSVDIDSLNNPSDPFVANIKKMLKFDIFNPLFLLVAFFPFMGPVLEKMEFSFFPASVTDFFYAALQKIKDNRVHNTEKNRVDFLQLMIDSQKNNNLSKMEPNKGLNDHEILSQAMIFLFAGYETTSSSLSFASYNLARNPRVMKRLQEEIDSTFPNKGPVEYQALMQMEYLDSVINESLRLYPIAARLERVAKATVEINGVVIPKGMVVMVPTWPIHRDPNLWPEPEEFKPERFTKETKETIDPFTYMPFGAGPRNCIGMRFALVMMKLALVEILQKFSFSVCKETEIPLEMDIQGLLAPKRPIKLKLEPRSES; this comes from the exons atggggttctccttcttcttctccgctgAGACCTGGACCCTCCTGGTGGCGCTCATCACATTGGTCTTTGT gtaTTCCTGCTGGACACATGGAATATTTAAGAAATTGGGCATCCCTGGTCCCCGACCAGTCCCCTTTTTTGGCACTATGCTGGGATATAAAAAG GGATTTGTTGCCTTTGACGAGGAGTGCTTCAAGAAATATGGAAAAATCTGGGG CATTTTTGACGGCCGTCAGCCCGTGATGTGCATCACAGATCCCACGATGATAAAAGCCGTTCTGATAAAGGAGTGCTACTCCGTCTTCACCAATCGCAGA AACTTCCGCCTGAACGGGCAGCTGTACGACGCCGTGTCCATCGCGGAGGATGACCAATGGAAAAGGATTCGCAGTGTCCTCTCGCCCTCCTTCACCTCGGGAAGACTAAAAGag ATGTTTGACATAATGAAGCACCACTCTGCCAACCTGACCAGCAGCATGAAAAAGACAGCAGACAAGGATGAGGCCTTAGAGCTGAAAGA GTTCTTTGGACCCTACAGCATGGATGTAGTAGCCAGCACCGCCTTCAGCGTGGACATCGACTCACTCAACAACCCCTCAGACCCATTTGTCGCTAACATCAAGAAGATGCTGAAGTTTGACATTTTTAACCCGCTCTTCCTCCTTGTTG CTTTCTTCCCCTTCATGGGTCCGGTTCTTGAGAAGATGgagttttcctttttccccgcGTCTGTCACAGACTTCTTTTACGCTGCGCTGCAGAAGATCAAGGACAACCGAGTGCACAACACGGAAAAG AATCGAGTGGATTTCCTCCAGTTGATGATTGACtcgcagaaaaacaacaacctcaGTAAAATGGAACCAAAcaaag GTTTAAACGACCATGAGATCCTCTCTCAAGCGATGATTTTCCTCTTTGCCGGCTATGAAACCACCAGCAGCTCTCTCAGTTTCGCGTCTTACAATCTGGCGAGAAACCCTCGCGTCATGAAAcggctgcaggaggagatcGACTCCACCTTCCCGAACAAG GGTCCCGTTGAGTaccaggccctgatgcagatgGAGTACCTCGACAGCGTCATCAACGAGTCTCTCCGACTGTACCCCATCGCCGCACGCCTGGAGCGTGTGGCCAAGGCGACCGTGGAGATAAACGGCGTTGTTATTCCAAAGGGTATGGTCGTCATGGTACCGACATGGCCCATTCACCGGGATCCTAACCTGTGGCCCGAGCCCGAGGAGTTCAAACCTGAGAG GTTCACCAAGGAAACCAAGGAGACGATTGACCCCTTCACGTACATGCCTTTCGGGGCGGGACCAAGGAACTGCATTGGGATGCGGTTTGCTCTGGTGATGATGAAACTAGCTTTGGTGGAGATCCTGCAGAAGTTCAGCTTCTCTGTGTGTAAGGAAACGGAG aTCCCCTTGGAGATGGACATCCAGGGCCTGCTGGCCCCAAAGCGACCAATCAAACTGAAGCTGGAGCCACGTTCTGAGTCCTAA
- the foxk1 gene encoding forkhead box protein K1 → MADYREDTGARALLALQSAPCSPVRVAVTSHAYHQPSLALLGPSMMEARADAGLFPVRLACPPAQALARLEGRDFEFVMRQRTVTIGRNSSHGSVDINMGHSSFISRRHLQITYDETNGFSLRCLGKNGVFVDGVFQRRGAPPLSLPRECVFRFPSTVIKIQFMTLLPPEEHRERELPSLPPRPLLPHISPLKISIPTMQQHEEHIRAFGSPMPSPTGTLSVPNSCPVSPRGAGSSGYRYGRNVTPDLQLAAEYAATAVSEQRRSIVEQRGGGSEQREGSAGGDSPKDESKPPYSYAQLIVQAISSAPDKQLTLSGIYAHITKHYPYYRTADKGWQNSIRHNLSLNRYFLKVARSQDEPGKGSFWRVDSASESKLVEQAFRKRRQRGVACFRTPFGPLSSRSAPASPTHQGLLSPPSSGLQTPECLSRDGSPISHAHHEQLAHKLASVPEYRYSQSAPGSPTSGQHVIVAAPAHPTVQGKALAFVPSGGGGGLIQPIHMLQGAAQSSITMVRVVTGVPPASNPPNGYSAPSMGGTEGNTELRDAQLNRERVIQTVDSAVQGGDGRHLALGLHQLPVPPVTQNGKHTAAAVATATSLANASGLTSPLQILAAQASSSPPVLLSRQPSAETLAEQPGEPQAKRTKMEAEGGTESVLHHAAPSQQPVIVAMTSQTHDPRK, encoded by the exons ATGGCAGACTACCGGGAAGACACCGGAGCTCGAGCCCTGCTTGCTTTACAGTCGGCACCATGCAGTCCCGTGCGCGTCGCGGTGACCTCGCACGCCTATCACCAGCCCTCGCTCGCCCTCTTGGGTCCATCGATGATGGAAGCTCGCGCCGACGCCGGGCTGTTCCCCGTGCGCCTCGCGTGTCCTCCTGCGCAGGCCTTGGCTCGACTCGAGGGCCGGGACTTTGAGTTTGTGATGCGCCAGAGGACGGTCACCATAGGCCGGAACTCGTCTCACGGCTCCGTGGACATCAACATGGGCCACTCGAGCTTCATCTCCAGGCGACACCTGCAGATCACCTACGACGAGACGAACGGGTTCTCCCTCCGGTGTCTGGGGAAGAACGGCGTGTTCGTGGACGGGGTCTTCCAGCGGAGAGGCGCGCCGCCGCTGTCGCTGCCCAGAGA GTGTGTGTTTCGTTTTCCCAGTACAGTAATCAAGATCCAGTTTATGACACTGCTGCCGCCGGAGGAGCACAGAGAGCGGGAGCTGCCCTCGCTCCCCCCTCGCCCCCTTCTGCCCCACATCTCCCCCCTCAAAATAAGCATTCCCACAATGCAGCAGCATGAAGAGCACATCAGGGCATTTGGCTCGCCGATGCCCTCGCCCACAGGCACCCTCAG cgtTCCCAACTCCTGCCCGGTTAGCCCACGAGGTGCAGGATCATCAGGGTATCGCTACGGACGCAacgtgacccctgacctccagCTGGCAGCTGAATATGCCGCCACGGCTGTTTCTGAGCAGAGGCGGAGCATTGTGGAGCAGCGGGGTGGGGGGAGCGAGCAGCGGGAGGGGTCGGCCGGTGGAGACAGCCCCAAG GATGAGTCCAAGCCTCCTTATTCCTACGCACAGCTGATCGTGCAGGCCATCTCTTCTGCCCCGGACAAACAGCTGACTCTCTCTGGCATCTACGCCCACATCACCAAGCACTACCCCTACTACCGCACTGCAGACAAGGGCTGGCAG AACTCGATAAGACACAACCTGTCGCTCAACCGCTACTTCCTCAAAGTGGCCCGCTCTCAGGACGAGCCCGGCAAAGGGAGCTTCTGGCGCGTGGATTCTGCGTCCGAGAGCAAGTTGGTGGAGCAGGCCTTCAGGAAAAGGAGGCAAAGGGGCGTGGCTTGCTTTCGGACGCCGTTCGGCCCGCTCTCCTCTAG GAGTGCTCCCGCCTCCCCGACCCACCAGGGACTCCTCTCCCCCCCGTCCAGCGGGCTGCAGACCCCCGAGTGTCTGAGCAGGGACGGCTCTCCCATCTCCCACGCCCACCACGAACAGCTGGCTCACAAACTGGCCTCTGTACCCGAGTATAGGTATTCTCAGAGTGCCCCAG GATCTCCAACCAGCGGGCAGCACGTCATCGTGGCTGCTCCCGCTCACCCGACGGTCCAGGGGAAAGCCCTCGCCTTCGTTccaagcggcggcggcggcggcttgaTCCAGCCCATCCACATGCTGCAGGGTGCCGCTCagtcctccatcaccatggtGCGGGTGGTCACCGGCGTGCCGCCAGCTTCCAACCCTCCGAATGGGTACAGCGCTCCCTCTATGGGAGGAACAGAGGGCAACACCGAGCTCAGAG ACGCCCAGCTGAACCGGGAGCGAGTGATCCAGACGGTGGACAGCGCCGTGCAGGGCGGGGATGGGCGACACCTGGCCCTGGGTTTACATcaacttcctgttcctcctgtTACTCAGAATGGAAAACACACCGCTGCTGCTGTTGCCACAGCAACCAGTCTTGCCAATGCATCTG gcctgaCGAGTCCTCTCCAGATCCTGGCTGCCCAGGCCTCCAGCTCCCCCCCCGTGCTGCTGAGCAGACAGCCCAGTGCAGAGACGTTAGCCGAGCAGCCGGGGGAGCCCCAGGCCAAGCGGACAAAGATGGAGGCCGAAGGCGGGACTGAATCCGTGCTGCATCACGCCGCGCCCTCTCAGCAGCCCGTCATCGTCGCCATGACGTCACAAACCCACGACCCCAGGAAGTAA